One genomic window of Triplophysa rosa linkage group LG11, Trosa_1v2, whole genome shotgun sequence includes the following:
- the tcap gene encoding telethonin has product MMQMCTVLEKKGGRVVGAELSCSVKEENKAKKESYTADWHSINMKTQPEDRQSMLMLDDSRRETLSRYWQGRPLNQTCPSGVLRVGNVETGVREHQVLPYRISLPLPIFKPTELGIRLGRGAPHTLEDLPPARVPNGACLDKRPVEQITKDLPPVKPMRMEFAKAPRALGRSMSQEAQRG; this is encoded by the exons ATGATGCAGATGTGCACAGTTTTGGAGAAGAAGGGAGGACGTGTGGTTGGAGCTGAGCTGAGCTGCAGCGTGAAAGAGGAAAATAAAGCCAAGAAAGAAAGTTACACAGCTGACTGGCATAGCATCAACATGAAGACGCAACCTGAAGATCG tCAGTCCATGCTGATGTTGGACGACTCTCGCAGAGAAACCCTCTCTCGATACTGGCAGGGCCGTCCTCTCAATCAGACGTGCCCCTCGGGTGTGCTCCGAGTGGGCAACGTTGAGACAGGTGTCCGGGAGCACCAGGTCTTACCCTACAGGATCTCCCTGCCGTTGCCCATTTTCAAGCCTACGGAACTGGGCATTCGTCTGGGTCGTGGAGCACCCCACACCCTGGAAGATCTTCCCCCTGCCCGTGTTCCAAATGGTGCCTGCCTGGACAAAAGACCAGTGGAACAGATCACCAAAGACCTGCCCCCAGTCAAACCCATGCGAATGGAGTTTGCCAAAGCACCAAGAGCCCTGGGCCGATCCATGTCCCAGGAAGCCCAGAGAGGGTGA
- the LOC130562027 gene encoding zinc finger protein 391-like yields MLTMTSQTGVMCCKSVGTDLSMLDIDDFITEICQLKKEVALLEAKLRARGDEHNTEIVVKVETYQTDAQETASDSNHSLNQDESTDQTSTESLDSVCVSGEQQILYTKPLKMCSVKLMDCRKLMEIKTEPIVKQEQTDEDKDLFSSVKLLNSMNMMEIKTEPIVNQEQTDEDNDLFSSVKLLNSMNMMEIKTESTAEELYTDEDEYNDDDDDFILSDESSGLCCDGETASTSNQRLTAQTLSCITRGKTFSSQRHLETHERKHTEQKLFTCTRCNISFPTIQEKKLHSQEHREKTQFHCEQCGKNFVSSSSLKIHMRTHSEEKRFNCSECDKYFRTKRNLATHKRIHKKMEKPHKCPHCEWRFRYTFLLTKHVQLHTDERPYQCSECGKTFKQSYDLKSHQRTHTGEKLYQCSRCDKRFLKKSNQMIHERIHTGEKPYICSHCGKSFSNPSNFRDHQRIHTGEKPYYCTACGKSFGRYDTLEKHKRIHTGEKPYKCCQCDKTFARSDGLKTHQRVHTGENQKEHAEEQTVLESS; encoded by the exons ATGTTGACGATGACGTCACAGACGGGTGTGATGTGTTGTAAATCAGTAGGAACAGATCTGTCCatgctggatattgatgatttcatcacagaaatctgtcagctgaagaaagaggtggcGTTACTGGAGGCAAAGCTGAGGGCAAGAGGAGATGAACACAACACAGAG ATTGTGGTAAAGGTTGAGACCTACCAGACAGACGCTCAGGAGACTGCTTCTGACAGCAATCACAGcttgaatcaggatgaatctactgatcaaacctccacagagtctctggattctgtctgtgtctctggagaacagcagatcctgTACACCAAACCACTGAAGATGTGTTCTGTCAAACTGATGGACTGCAGGAAACTGATGGAGATTAAAACAGAACCCATAGTAAAGCAAGAACAAACTGACGAAGATAAAGATTtgttttcttcagtgaaactGTTAAACAGCATGAACATGAtggagataaaaacagaacccATAGTAAACCAAGAACAAACTGACGAAGATAATGATTtgttttcttcagtgaaactGTTAAACAGCATGAACATGATGGAGATAAAAACAGAATCAACAGCAGAGGAACTTTACACGGATGAAGATGAGTAtaacgatgatgatgatgattttatTCTTTCAG ATGAGAGCAGTGGTTTGTGTTGTGATGGAGAAACAGCCTCTACATCAAATCAgcgactgacagcacaaactctttcctgcatcacccgtggaaagacattcagttcacagagacatttagagacacatgagagaaaacacacagaacagaaactctTCACCTGCACCAGATGTAACATCAGCTTTCCTACCATACAAGAGAAGAAACTTCATTCACAAGAGCACAGAGAGAAGACACAGTTTCACTGTGAGCAGTGCGGGAAGAATTTTGTCTCCTCTTCAAGTCTGAAGATCCACATGAGGACACACAGTGAAGAAAAGCGTTTCAACTGCAGTGaatgtgacaaatatttcaGAACCAAACGAAATCTTGCTACTCATAAGAGAATTCAcaagaaaatggaaaaaccaCACAAGTGTCCTCACTGTGAGTGGAGATTCAGGTACACGTTCCTTCTGACGAAACATGTGCAATTACACACAGATGAGAGACCGTATCagtgcagtgaatgtggaaaaacCTTTAAGCAGTCATATGATCTAAAGTCACACCAAAGAACACACACTGGTGAGAAACTCTATCAATGTTCACGCTGTGATAAACGATTCCTTAAAAAATCAAATCAGATGATCCAtgagagaattcacactggagagaaaccttatatCTGCTCTCACTGTGGAAAGAGCTTTTCTAATCCATCTAATTTCAGAGATCAccagagaattcacactggagagaaaccttattaCTGCACCGcttgtggaaagagtttcggTCGATATGACACTCTAGAAAAACATAAGAGAATTCATACAGGAGAGAAACCTTATAAATGTTGTCAGTGTGACAAGACGTTTGCTCGATCAGATGGCCTGAAAACCCATCAGAGAGTTCATACTGGAGAGAATCAGAAGGAACATGCTGAAGAACAAACTGTACTAGAATCATCATag